TGAGCAAACTAGAGGAGATGAAGGTGAGTTTTTGACATCCTTCAGTAGGCAGactagaacagtggtgtcaaattccaGTAGAAATGTATCTCTGCagcttcatattgacttagaaaaccacaaattaacatgatctatgttgtattatattttttcttttattttgttaaatacttcccaattatagTTTAGTCAAATTCAATAGCATTCAGGGAATTTTACAGCCTTACTCAGGACTAGCCTGTGGAGAAGGAGAggataagcatttctatagcacctgcTATGGGACGGAGAAGCAGATTTGAAAGGAGCCACATTAGAAGGGCTTCTCCATCCGGTGCTTCTCCAGTCCAGAATAGAAGGGGTTGAGGAGGAGCAGTGCAGGATATGTACAGAAAGAGCACAGAATTCAGGTCAGGATGCCTGGCATGGAACCCAAGGCTGGGCTTTTGAGTGCATGTGGAACCTTGAGAGTGTGGCTTTGCCTTTTGGGGCCTCAGCCTTcttttctgtcaaatgaaggggtgcAACCAGATTAGTCCTAAAGCCCCTCCCACCTAAGTCCTATGAACTTGAAAGGGTTATCCCTCCCttgtgggggggtgggaatgtgtgtgtgggtggatgggttgggagagaggggaagaggggaaagtaagtgtgtgtgtgtgtgtgtgtgtgtgtcagagagagagagagagagagagagaaatttgaaaGTAACTAGTCCTTTATGGTCTGAAAAACCTCCGTGTGTCTGCCCTTTGGGCTTGGGAGGCCCGGCTGCCAGTGCAGGTTGAGTCGTGCCCACTTTGAATTGGAAGTGCCTCAGTCCATAGTGTTTGCCCAGTGGCTTGGGATTCCATTGTAGCTGCCCATGGGTGGCCAGGCACTCAGTGCTGCTACTCAGTGTTTTTGAAAGTTGGTCAGATCAGGGGAGATAGGGCTTGGCATTCAGCGGCCTATAAGACTCAACTGAATAAATCTCAAGGCTTTTCCTTCTTGTTCAACAGCGGGTGAGCTAAGGCTCACCTTGTGCTAGCTAAAACAAAGCTTACCCAATCCTGCTTCAGTTCTCCTTCAATGGCATCTAGTTTTAGACTTCCTAGACATGGATTTATTAGTCATCTAAGCATGTAGGCTCTATTTTTAGAACAGCCAGCATGGTAAAGTATTTTTATGTTGGCTAAAAATAAGACTGTCCTCCTAACTAACCCTCAACCACTTGGGCAGGGGGAGATTTGAGAACTTGGTTCAGTGGAAAAGTCATCAGGAATTGAAGGATCTGGGCTGAAATCTAGATTCTGCTTTTTATTACCAGTGTGATTTTAAGACAggtctctgtgccttagtttccacaaatgtaaaatgaggaggttggactaaatgatctcttaaaGTCCCTTCTCTATTTAAGTCCCATGTTTGTCTGCCACAAGCTTCCTGTCCTCCCTGTAGAATGCAGCTGGCTCCCCCCTGTGGCCTCTGTAGCAAGCAGCACTACAATATATGGGAGAATCAGCTTTGTTGTGTTCCACCCTCTGCTCCCTTCAGCACTTGGAGGGAGCTTGCCCTGTGTTAGCCAGTACTTCCACAGAAGAGAACCCTAGGCCAGATGGTCTTCGGGGATTCCCCACCCTACAGCTGGCTTCTGCTTTTGGAAGTTGCTGGCTCATTAAGAAATAGCAAACCTTGCATCCTGTGAGCTGGAAAGTGTGCTGCCTTCTTTGTCCAGGAGCTGGAAGGACTAAATCTCCTCTCAAGCAACTCGAAGTTCACATCAAGTGGTTGCTGGGTCTAGAGCTTGGGACCCAGGGATGACCAGGGCTAAGCTAAATACCCTGGGCTCACCCTGGTCCAGGCCCTGGTCCCTGACTGGGCCTGGAATGAATCCACCTGAAGTTTTGGAAGGCAGGCAGACAACAAGAAGGTCCACCCTCCTTCAGCCCAGCCCCTCCTCGCCCCAAGTTCAGAGACACCATCAGCTATATAAATGGAGCCCTTTCTTCTAGAAATCATACTTGTTATGTACAGATGAATGTGAAAAAGAGAGGTGTCCagacctttttcttcctcttccccacctcagCCAAACATAGATGCTCATGGAAAAAGCCTCTCTTCATCTTCACTTCCATTTAGGGAGGTATTCTGTCTGCTGGTTGGGAAAATAGAGACTGCTGAGTACCCACCCTCATCTGTCCTTTAACCACCACCTCCCCCCAGCTGTTTATACCTGTGATTTACCAATTGTATTTGCTTCCTGATGGCTGTGGCTGCCAGTGTAACCAATTATTGTGGCTTAGGGGGCCGTCTCTTCTCTGTCTATTAGGATTGAAGTTTCACTGTTCATTGGGACATTGACATAATGTCCTTATCCCTATAAGGCAGGACAGGATGAGAAAGTTGCTCAATCCAGAACTACAAGGAATGGTCTATAGCCTATTTGACAGGGAAACTTGCCTCAGAATTATAGAGACTGTAGAGCAGGCCTCTGCCTAATGGGAACCTCATTCTGGGTGAAGGTTGGTTAATGCCCCTAGagatttttgttcttccttgtgAAAGTGAGGGCAGAACAGACAGCTTCCCTTATAGAAACCTTGGGACCTCATGGTCTTGGGCAGAGTGCCTTCTGGCCTATCTTTCCCTGAAAAATGATCATAGGCTTTCTTGAAGCAGGAGAGGCCTAGGCCCCAGGGCCGCTGCTAGCTTGGTGAGCAGGATTGCTTCTAATCACAGCCATTTGTTGGGCAGGCTTTGAATATAGTTTGTTAATCCCAGTGGGCATAACAGTGGTTGCTGTATGAGATAGTCAATCCTATAACCAAAATATTAGAAGCTACCCTCACAGGTTGTCTGGATGGCCCCTAGTCCTGATGAGGATATCCTAGGAAACCTTTACCCAAAGTATACCTACTAACAAATGGGTACCCTTTAGATTGTAAGACCATCAGTGGCAGGAGATGTTTTCTGATTGTATGGCCTTTCCTCTACtactccccccctcaaaaaaatattaTCCCCCAACAAATGCTCCATGAGTATACGTGTTTTTACTCATGTAAATCACCATGTGTATGATTAGCAAAACCTTCTGAAGGGACTATCCTATGGCCATCTTGATATTGGACTGGAGTGGGATTTTTGATCAGAGGCCGCTGTACCGAGTATAGGAACAGCTGTCTGAAGAGAGGACTATGGGAGAGGGCAGAAGAGCCCAGAGTTAGATGTGATGAGCTTTTCAAACTCTTGCCTGGCCGTTGGTACCAATGTTATCTCTGTCTTGCTGCTTTTGCAGTTTCTGCTGCTAAGTGAGGATCCAGAATGGGAGACAAGCCGATTTGGGAGCAGATTGGATCCAGCTTTGTGCAACATTACTACCAGTTATTTGATAATGACAGAACTCAATTAGGAGCAATATATGTAAGTGCCTGGGGAGTGGGATAATAGGGGCTGGGACAAGGTTGCTTTCTTGTGGGTGGGGATGACTGACTTGCATTAGccattccccgcccccccccccccacacacacacatacaccccagcCATGGGTCTTTGGCTCCAAGTTCCAGGCTGGAACAGGTAGAATTGTGTTTTAATCAGTTTCACCAGAGGCTGCAGGATTGGAGTGTAAGAAGACAGGTTCTGATCTTGGTATTGCCACTTTCTCAATAAAGCTCTAAGATTTTGAGAAAGTCCTTGGGGCtattctccatctgtaaaaggagaggattgAATTAATATTCCTTCCAAatgtgtgattctgtgacttgtagttgttttgatttgatatCACACTATTTTCTAGCTTCCTAGTTCTATGGAGAAACAATCTGAATAGAAAGACCTGTCTTTTCCCTGACCTCATTTGCCCTTTGTTACACGGTTTAGAATACCTGCAGGGAAATTGTAACTCACAAGATCCCTTACTCTGCTAGGAAAAACTTCATACATTTTCCCATGGAAACAATGTTATAACTTACGGTTAGACGAAATACTAGTAGTAGTGTACTTCGGGTGCATCATGGGTTAGATGAACTTTTTTGTGGGTAGTCTGGGAACCTAATTGCCAATTATAACATTGTTTCTGTGGATAAATGTTTTCCAAGTTCCAAACTTGTTACTCCTCTAGGGTTgatgtgaagaaagtgctttgtaaaccgtCAAGAGTTATAAAATTAAGAACTATTGCTACTGTTGGTCTATAGACTATGTAATTAAGTTAGCATTTCTGTGAGAATTTTGTCTTCCGTTGCTGTTACAGTTGTGCAGAATCTCCCCTTGTTCAGTACTGGAGTATTCCCCAAACATGGTTATCTTCGCAAAATTAGAAAAAGCTTAAGAATGGGAAAGCTCCAGACAGCTTTCTCTTCCAGTGTTTCGAATGCTGCCTATGAGAGAGGTTTAGTAAGAAGTGTGAAATGGACAGATAAAAAAGACTACCACCACAGACCCAAAATGCTCAGAACTTGCTGGGTAATTGAATTGGGATGTCTGGTGGGATGCCTCAGGCTAGAGTGCGCAGTCTGGGGCAGACAGCAGGCTCAGTAGTCAAGCCTGGGTGGCTTGGACTGTCTTTGGGACTTTGCTAAGGCAGTCTCTTTTCCCAGACAGTGACTGAGGTGCCAGTGCATGGAGGTACAGCTCACCTTCCTTTGTGATCCCACGGGAGAGGAAAAATGAGACTTAAGTCTTAAAGGGACTGTGGTAGGGAGATTGTTCCTCCTCAGTCAGTCCTGAGGCCTTGACCCCCACTCACTCAGGCCCTCATGCTagatttttctgacttttttcctctttcagattGATGCATCTTGCCTTACATGGGAAGGGCAGCAATTCCAAGGCAAAGCAGCCATCGTGGAGAAATTGTCTGTAAGTATGAGCCTTGTCTCTGCCTTCTATCTCAGGTCTGAGATGACCGTGCTCTTGGCCGGGGGCTCatgatctgctctttttctctttcagagcCTTCCATTTCAGAAAATACAGCACAGCATCACAGCTCAGGACCACCAGCCCACCCCTGACAGCTGTATACTCAGTATGGTGGTGGGGCAGCTGAAGGTGAGCAGGCCACCTTGAGAGCAGATGGGAACCTTCCTGTTCAGTTACAGGGCCAATGCCTTGTATAATAAGAGCTGCCATGTATAGCCCGTTAAGGCACTTTATGCCCACtgtcccatttgatcttcaccacaaccctgtgaggtaggtactacaggtgttgttatccccgttttacagatgaagaaactgaggctcagagaggttaagtgacttgcccatagtcacatcgcaagtaagtgtcggaggcaggattcgaatccaggtgtctcctgactccagtccagcgctctttctactacatcttgCCGCTGCCTGTGGATAACAGGCAAAAGGGTTTTACTGTCTCCTGCCCTCCATTGTTTCCTGCTTCAGAGGTACATAGAATGAGCAGCTGCCATTTGGGGGGAATCTTATCAGACTTTCTCTAAAGCTTGCTATGGGGCATGTCTCCCTCTCTATACCTCCATCTTCACAACTGCCCTAGGTGTCTTGGCTGAGTAGCAGACCCACATCCCCACCGAGCATTGGGGATCTAGATTTGAAGGATGTCGTTCAGAACCGCAGATggcacagaattggaagggactgcaGTGGCTCTTTAGTCTCACTCACACTTCATCCCCCGTTACAATGTCTTCTCCAAGCAGTCATCCAGCCtccatttgaagacctccagttgGGATAGCACATTCCAATTTTAGAGGGCTCTCATGGGGAGGAAGCTGAAACCGACCTCTCTGCCACTTCTACCTTTGGCTCCTAGTTTTGCCCCCAGGGCCAAGGAGAGCAATTCTGATCTCTCTTCCACACAAAAACAAcccctcagacacttgaagacAGCCCTCATCTCTCCCCCCAATCCCCccactgccttctcttctctatgcTAAACATCCCCATTCCCTGCAGCTAATCCCTAGAGGACACTGTCTCTAATTGACTCtccatcctggtcaccctcctctaGACCAACTCCTCCTTGTCACTGTCTTTCCTAAATTGTTGTGTCCAGACTatggtctgatcagggcagaggaCACTGGGATTCTTAACTCCCACGTTCTGGGTATTAGGTTTCTCAATCTAATCCAAGACTGGATAAGAGGGAggttttggctgccatgtcacatCATTTACTCATTAAGTTTGTACTCTACTGAAATCCCTAGAACTTTTTCATAAGTTCTGTTGTCTAATCACATATTACCCATCCTGTCCTAGTGGGGTACTTGAGTACTTCATGTGTTTTCCAGCACCTCAGAATAATTATTTAGGTGAAATCAGGACAAAATGAACAACCAGAGCCATCTTGAAGGAGAAGGAATGTCCAAGAAGTACAAGTGAAATTCCATGTGTGGACGCTTGCAGAAAGTTACTGCCAAGGAGCCAGTCTTAGGGCTGCCTTGTTTGAGCATCTCTGCAAAGCCCACGGGACATCAGAGCCATGGGTGGACAGGCTTCTTTAGTAGGAACTGCTGGAGTTCTCTTGTGTAGAAGCATCAGCAGAGCTTGGGCAGAGCAAGTTGCACCTCTGTGGCCGGAACAGTCCTGGCACAACCCATAGAGCATTGGATCTGATGGCAGAAGGCCATGGTCCAGTCTCTGTCCCCTATTTCATACCtcgtgacattgggcaagttatttaacttctgtttagtttctcatctgtaaagtaggactAATAAAATTACACTCCCCACCTCATAGGACTgatgtgaggaaagtgttttataaaccttaacagTGATAACCTCAGGGTAAGATTCTCAGTATTTGGCTTCTGGGGGCACCTCAGTTTGAGCAGGTGAGGTGAAGAAGAAACAGTCAAAGCCTTGCTTCTGTCCCCTCTATTCCTTCTGTCCAACAAAGGATCTCGTTGATGGGCTTAGCTCTTCATATGGGGCCTATGTCCTTGTGTATCAACATAAACCTTGCCAGCTAGCTCTCTGACCACTTTTCAATGGCTCATTCTTCATTTCCTACTTGGCTTCTTTTCCCAGCCCAGGCTTTCCCCtgctctgtctcttctcttaGCTGGAAAGGGTTTCCTGATCAGAC
This region of Trichosurus vulpecula isolate mTriVul1 chromosome 3, mTriVul1.pri, whole genome shotgun sequence genomic DNA includes:
- the NUTF2 gene encoding nuclear transport factor 2 — protein: MGDKPIWEQIGSSFVQHYYQLFDNDRTQLGAIYIDASCLTWEGQQFQGKAAIVEKLSSLPFQKIQHSITAQDHQPTPDSCILSMVVGQLKADEDPIMGFHQIFLLKNINDAWVCTNDMFRLALHNFG